TATACTCATAAAACTGCAAAACATATTCCAGCTTTGAAGTGAAACATAATTGTCTAGACGTACCATACTCCTCTGGGGGAAAAGCCTCTTCAGAAATTGCTAGTTATGCAATGAAATTACACAGTATGTAGAACTATGGATGCATATATTCCAGTGTTTTGGTGTCACGTCACAAGGGCTGCAATAAACAAAGTCAAATGTGCAAGCATTATTGTTTCTCCAGCCCAGGCTTAACCAGAGTGAAAcaaattttggaagaaaaaaagttttgttcCATAATTAAGAAAGGACATTTGCAACCAAGTGTCTTAACCTATCTGCACATTTAATTAAAGTGCAAGTTATTTCTTCCTACATATACTTCTCAGAAGCCCACCAACTCCAGTGCCTTAAGCTCAACCACATTGAGTTAAAATACTGAAACAACATTTAACAAATTAAATAGAATTCACACTTCACAGCACTAAAGAAAAGAATGGTacctttctggaaaaaaaaaatagtgataCAAATCTAAAGAAAGTAACAGCAATTTATGCTATGACATGAGTCATTTGCATAAAACTtgtattttttcactttcatacaagaataaattttaaaattcaaaagtagaaaaaaatagcaaactCTGTAAAcctttgcattttctttatgcaaaccattttttctgtgttgaGCCCACGTTAGTATAGCAAAATTAGTTAAGCAAGAAGTTTGACTGAAAGGGCATTTCATCGACTACATTAACTCAGAAGCAATATAGGATCTTCTAGCTCATAGAAAGGAATAGAACTAGACTGGCTTTCTCCAGAGTCTGAGTCATAGGGAGCATCAGGCAGCTCCATAAAACCGTAAGCTAGCTGTTCATCCTCTGTGTCTGACCGAACGtagcaggcagtgctggagtACTCCTCATCCTCTATACTGTTGAAATCCTGTGGGATATACAACATCCCTGGGTAGTTCCTGCTAACTAAGTCACTTGTTGTTTGCAGGGAAGTTTTCCTAAATGCCATCAGGTGCATGTGAGAAAACTTGGAATACTTGAAGCGTTTAAAACCCAAGGACTCTATGGcaattttccagcttttcatcATCATGGCCCGGCGATTCTGATGAGATGAATCAGGAGTTATTACAAGCAATAAGCCATTTAATACCAGAAGTTCATGTGCCTTCTTGCAGCATATCCATCGTTGATAGGGTGATGGAAAGTAAGAAAGAAGGAGTGAGAAAACGACAACATGGAACAGTTCTCCAGGTAGAGAATCAATGGGATTTTTCAGTTGCTTAAGAAAGGCATCTATAGCATCTTGTGCCAGTTGAAGAGGTTGCTGAATTTGAAGATTTAGGAAGTCACATTTGTATACGCTCTGGTGGAGTGacaaaaacagaaaaccaaatatCAAGGTTAGTTTAAAGAGCAAATACAAccaaaatccacagaaaaataaattattccctTAAAACTGATTGTTCAGAGTGACGCGCTAACTTTACTCAAGAGTAAACTTTACTAACTTTACTTAAAGAGTTAAAAAGTTAATGGTCACACATATACAGttgaaaaaaaacaatttaGGCTGCATTTCTGAGTAGAGGAGAAACACAAATTAGTAATGCAGAAATAATGTTAAAGACAATTTCAGGACTAAGGTATGTTTCAAGTGGAATCTGTAATCACCTTAGGACAAATCTGCTACTGAACTTTTGATATACAAGTCTTGAACTAATGTTTAAGTCCTCACAGACACTAAAAGAACAGTTATCAGTGCATCTACTGACATTTAAGAACACAAACCTACTTATGTGGATAATTTGCACAGATATTTCACacaatattctgagttggaagggacgCTCAAGTAtcaatatatatattctaattTTTAACTCCAGTACCCTTCCAcctcttttttactttttttttttgtctcagaCTATATTTACTCCAAGACAGCATCTGCTGCACATGCCAGTCTCAGTTTCTATCCTCCTACCATCTAATAATGCATGTTTCCCTCAGTGTACTTTACCCCAGGACACCAGAAAGTGAGTGCATGCTGCTTaactaaagaaaatattaatcttTTCTTGGTaagcattttccctctctctcaaaacccaaaacccatcAATGGAAATATATTTCCATATTCAACAGTTTGCATTCTCTGTATGTGAAACAGAGATTCTAAAACTTTTGAAGACATTTATGCTTTAGTTACGTAACTAACATTTCAGTTCCCTTCCTTGTATTTCCACAATTATATCCTTCTTATTCCTCCAAATTAATTGAAGTATTACTCAGGTACTTAGTCTATATCCAAAGCATTTCTATATGAAGGTGGATGACATTTTTTTATTAAGGAAAGAACTATTTAACCCTCTGATCAACATTATTTAAGAAACTGGCTTTGTAAGAAGCCTCTGTGCTTCAATTTGTTTTAAAAGGTACTTTAGGGTCTCACCTAAGAAATCTGCTAAATCAGAAATTTTTaccagtttattttcttttcagcttttaCCACAActtctcaaaataatttttttcaagtcaGGAGATTACATTAACTACCATAATTAACCCCTGGTTGTTATTCCAAAACCCTTAAATCAGCCCAGGCAACTTCTGGCCTTAAGAGATAAATTTATTCAGAAGGTTATGGTGCTGATGCAGCTCAAAGAGGAGTCATCTTCAGTACATAGGGCTCATTAATTCTGTTTTGGAGGTAGGACGAAGCTTATTCTAGCAGATGCATTTGACTGCTCACACTGTACTCCCTGTCCCTCCAAGAACACTCGCTAGCCAGGCTTCAAGGTGCCCTGAGCAAACCAAAGGATCCAAGATAATCAAAGATGTTGGTGAGCCTGAGACAGGCCCAGAGCAAGCATGTGTGTCACCACTTGTACATTAGCACTCTGGGAGCTCCTCCCATGGAGCTGTGGTACTAACCATGTCAGACAACCAGAAATCAATTATCTTACTGTTCCCTTCTGCTGGGAGAGAATCTAAAGAACTGGTTAGTACACAGAAATTGCATTCAGGACTTTTCCCAATAAAGGTTTTGGTCACTGCACATTTAAATTGATTTTCATGAGAAGACATGTAGCTTTCTTAGGAAAGCAGAACAACAGACTAGtagacagaaaaatattaactaGGCATACTCAAAAAATAATGTTTAGGTTCAACTCATATAATGTTAGGTATCTGCCATTATAGTCACTGGAGAATTAGTCAATACACAGTGACCCAATTCACCTcaccatcaaagaacagcagaTATTTAGGTTTGACTATTTCTAGTAGATCTTCACTGACTGTAATTAGAACTTAGAACCTGAGATGTAGACACTGAGGATCTATGTATCATAGCTAGAAATTCACTTGCCATGCATTACCATTTTAAATGCCACAGGCTCCTATTTCAGTGGCATGTGTCTTTTTTACCTCCTGTGTCATGCCCAACAGCCCTTTACAGTCCTACAGCCTCCAAAGTGGTGGAAAGTAATCATGATGCCTGTGTTTCAAAGTAGGCAAGACAAAATCTACTCAAAGTTTGTGTTTTAGACAGAACTAACATTgaattgcttttaaaagcaatttatcAGGCTCAAATTTTTAAAGAATCTTTCAGTATCTCTCAGCATATATGCATAAATACAAATGAGGTGTTAATGGACTAAATATGGTAACAACAACAAACTACCAGGCATTTAGCATGTAAATCACACTGCAGCATATAAGAGAACATTACTTTCCAGTTAACTGTATTTTTTCACCTGTATACTTCTTTTCACCTCTTCACTTCTAAAGAGGGTTACCTTAAGCCACAGATTTTAATAGAGCCTGATTTTTAACTGTAAGTAGTCAAGGTGTGTATAGTcaaatgcttttctgttttttctcaggaatgtatttctgtgtcttttttaaacatatttattCCACTTTATCCTTTTGCATGGTTGATAAATGCAATTAGTGCTGACAGAAATTGGGTCAAGAGCAAAAGACAGAAAGAAGATATAATTACAGCAGAATTCAGGCATTTGAGAACCTTACTGCCTAGGGAAAACAAAGTAATTTACCCCAAATATGCCGATAAATTTGTCCTCTGGATTTTGGAAGCtcaaaaatatttctagcaATAAACATAAATGCTCCCTTATAGTGCACGTCTGAATACTAAATCTCCCCAGAAAATCTCACCAAATACAGTCACTGATCACTTCCTTCTGTCAGTGAATGCAGCTTCTGAGAAGCTCTTGTCTAAGCACAAGCCTACTTAATTGTTATTTATACCTTTTGAGATCCAAGGAGTCATCTGAAATATCGTTAAAAGATGGCTActaaaattttcagattttaaagaTTAATAATGCCATTATAAAGGCATGGTTCTgggaaaaaattgtatttttaaaagaaaacacaactaGGACTTTAGAGCCTGTTCATGGAAAAGGATGTAGTGTTTAGTTCCTActaaagcaaatatttaaaaagtgtGTAAGTATTAAACATACTCTTTTACAGTTATTTTGAGGCATTCCACAAATTTGAGGATCAAGTTTATACTAAATACAGCATACATTACATACCTCAACAGCTGGAACAATGTCTATGCCAACTGTCAGAAATTCTTCAAACTTCAGAAATGGATTAAAGCAGCTACCAACATCAAGTAATCTGATCTTCCCCAGGGAGTGAAGGAACCTAAGAAGCAGCAAGAATTAAGTTTTATCAAATGTAACTTTTAAAGCTGTATTCTGAGTTACAATTTCAGGCAATTAATACAAAAGATTCTCAGAGAACACCACAGCAGTGACTGATAGAGGTGAATGCCTTACTTCAATTGCTGAGTTACCTAAAGAACCAAGATCCATCAATAAAAGCAGGTGGTCCTCAAGCAGAAGAGTTTTGTTCAGAGAAGGTGCAATAAACTATGCACTTTTGCACTTGTAGCAAGTAAATAAAATGGCAAATTGTGTGTCTACTAGACAGACTCTCATAATGTTTTGTGTTTCTCACTTAACTTTGTAGTATTTATTGATTTTGAAGTCACACTGGACACCAGAATTAAAGTTTCATGAGTTGAAAAGGGAAACAGACAACAACTACATAAACAGCACCATTTACAGGGCTGCAATCTAAAAAAATTCCATGATGATTTGTAACATCTTGGAATATCCAAAATCCATTAACAGAGGCAAACAAAGTCACAGCTTTCACAGGGACTTCACAAAGATGAGAATGCTaataacatttcaaaaataaaatgttttttgctTCAAGTTTCTGTAGCCAAAACCAACTGGCATCTCCAAAATGTAACTTGTCATGTTTCTGGGAAAGGCTCAGCCCTGGAGAGACAGATAACTGCA
This region of Ammospiza caudacuta isolate bAmmCau1 chromosome 5, bAmmCau1.pri, whole genome shotgun sequence genomic DNA includes:
- the BMT2 gene encoding S-adenosylmethionine sensor upstream of mTORC1 yields the protein MEAAPQPRPGGAAAAPPPPPEQERKLEQEKLSGVVKSVHRRLRKKYREVGDFDKIWREHCEDEETLCEYAVAMKNLADNHWAKTCEGEGRIEWCCSVCREYFQNGGKRKALEKDEKRALLASKTTPALNVPQTPKIEDPLPNFGLTNHEAVTEEFLHSLGKIRLLDVGSCFNPFLKFEEFLTVGIDIVPAVESVYKCDFLNLQIQQPLQLAQDAIDAFLKQLKNPIDSLPGELFHVVVFSLLLSYFPSPYQRWICCKKAHELLVLNGLLLVITPDSSHQNRRAMMMKSWKIAIESLGFKRFKYSKFSHMHLMAFRKTSLQTTSDLVSRNYPGMLYIPQDFNSIEDEEYSSTACYVRSDTEDEQLAYGFMELPDAPYDSDSGESQSSSIPFYELEDPILLLS